One genomic window of Geodermatophilus sp. DSM 44513 includes the following:
- a CDS encoding D-alanyl-D-alanine carboxypeptidase family protein — protein sequence MRRGTLAAAVVAALVFAPAPALAAPGDLPAGSASLLDSPELDELQRRAAAVQADLQRRQARVLEARAALDAARSAAEQAQADIAAADAELARARAEVARHASAVYRDAGEVTALSVLLGGGGPADVVAAAGLLDAAERHAAAVVGAAERRRQEAAARRSEAEEVQATARARATELTGQIAELEAAAAAATRDLEAAVAAADRELGRQREEQRAAGRAAAAAWQDRLGRLAAAGVDPPPAAALRDPAAGAPEGLVPLPAADGGVQAGAAQLPGSPLVVLPAETVTAVSAAVAALDEPYAAGATGPAAWSCGGLVQAVYAAAGVDLPRGQAELYAVTTPVDRADVLPGDLVFLGGRAAGLGNVGIAVDGSTVLAADARAGAVVVGRPAAERVLAVGRPSLGQRAAVAAPGPSAGVLPVECGAVRHPPSTSGGNAWGGFPNGLIPPGSMCSLGVAGHLLRCDAAAAYRELAAAFAVAFGRPLCTTDSYRTYAAQVRLYGEKPELAAVPGTSEHGWGLAVDLCGGIERFGTPEYAWMVAEAGRFGFVHPGWADQGGGREEPWHWEYAGG from the coding sequence ATGCGCCGGGGGACCCTGGCCGCGGCGGTGGTGGCCGCCCTGGTGTTCGCGCCGGCTCCCGCGCTGGCGGCGCCCGGCGACCTCCCGGCCGGCTCGGCCAGCCTGCTGGACAGCCCCGAGCTCGACGAGCTGCAGCGGCGCGCCGCCGCGGTCCAGGCCGACCTGCAGCGGCGCCAGGCGCGGGTGCTCGAGGCGCGCGCGGCCCTCGACGCCGCCCGCAGCGCCGCCGAGCAGGCGCAGGCCGACATCGCCGCGGCCGACGCCGAGCTGGCCCGGGCCCGCGCCGAGGTGGCCCGGCACGCGTCGGCCGTGTACCGGGACGCGGGGGAGGTCACCGCCCTCAGCGTGCTGCTGGGCGGTGGTGGGCCGGCCGACGTCGTCGCCGCGGCCGGCCTGCTCGACGCCGCGGAGCGGCACGCCGCCGCCGTGGTGGGCGCCGCCGAGCGCCGGCGCCAGGAGGCGGCGGCCCGGCGGTCGGAGGCCGAGGAGGTGCAGGCGACCGCGCGGGCCCGCGCCACCGAGCTGACCGGGCAGATCGCGGAGCTGGAGGCGGCCGCGGCCGCGGCGACCCGCGACCTGGAGGCCGCCGTCGCGGCGGCCGACCGCGAGCTCGGCCGTCAGCGGGAGGAGCAGCGCGCTGCCGGCCGGGCGGCGGCCGCCGCCTGGCAGGACCGGCTCGGCCGGCTGGCCGCGGCCGGCGTCGACCCGCCGCCCGCCGCGGCGCTGCGCGACCCGGCGGCCGGTGCGCCGGAGGGGCTGGTGCCGCTGCCCGCGGCCGACGGAGGCGTGCAGGCCGGGGCGGCCCAGCTGCCCGGCTCGCCGCTCGTCGTCCTGCCCGCCGAGACCGTCACCGCGGTCAGCGCCGCCGTCGCCGCCCTGGACGAGCCCTACGCGGCCGGGGCGACGGGGCCGGCCGCGTGGTCCTGCGGCGGCCTGGTGCAGGCCGTCTACGCCGCGGCCGGCGTCGACCTCCCGCGCGGTCAGGCGGAGCTCTACGCGGTCACCACCCCGGTCGACCGCGCCGACGTGCTGCCGGGTGACCTGGTCTTCCTCGGCGGGCGGGCGGCCGGGCTGGGCAACGTGGGCATCGCCGTCGACGGGAGCACCGTGCTGGCTGCCGACGCCCGCGCCGGGGCCGTGGTCGTCGGCCGTCCCGCGGCCGAGCGGGTGCTGGCGGTGGGGCGGCCCAGCCTGGGGCAGCGCGCGGCCGTCGCGGCACCGGGACCGTCCGCCGGGGTCCTGCCGGTCGAGTGCGGCGCCGTCCGCCACCCGCCGTCGACGTCCGGGGGGAACGCGTGGGGCGGGTTCCCCAACGGCCTGATCCCGCCGGGCTCGATGTGCTCGCTCGGGGTCGCCGGGCACCTGCTGCGCTGCGACGCCGCGGCTGCCTACCGGGAACTGGCCGCCGCCTTCGCCGTGGCCTTCGGGCGCCCGCTGTGCACCACCGACTCCTACCGGACCTACGCCGCCCAGGTGCGCCTGTACGGGGAGAAGCCGGAGCTGGCCGCCGTGCCGGGCACCAGCGAGCACGGCTGGGGGCTGGCGGTCGACCTGTGCGGCGGGATCGAGCGGTTCGGGACGCCGGAGTACGCCTGGATGGTGGCCGAGGCCGGCCGCTTCGGCTTCGTCCACCCGGGTTGGGCCGACCAGGGCGGTGGGCGCGAGGAGCCCTGGCACTGGGAGTACGCCGGCGGGTGA
- a CDS encoding M48 family metallopeptidase: protein MSPRRAALLAAVVLGGVLVVVLAVVPPWTLLAEPAGGRTPADPSTVLPPEALARAEAFAAALRPASLTSLVLGLAVSAVLGLTPLGARLVRAVARPAGGGPTAQVLLGTAAVVVAGRLATLPVSAYAEVVRHRYGLSTRGWGLWLRDVAVSTAIGAAVTALALLGFLWLVRRAPRTWWAWAAGVAAGLVVVGSFLYPVVVEPAFNRFQPLPAGELRTRLLDLAAENGTPVQDVLVSDASRRTTALNAYVSGFGSTRRVVVYDTTLDRLPEDGVASIVAHELGHVVHRDVLTGTLIGALGAAAAVALSGWLLSWTPLLRRAGATSPGDPAVVPLVLLLLSVGGLLGTPVQNLVSRQVEARADLRALELTGDARAFVEMQRQLSTSNLSDPDPPTAWHWFFGSHPTAAQRIAFAEDWQRLQDAG, encoded by the coding sequence GTGAGTCCTCGCCGGGCCGCGCTGCTGGCCGCGGTCGTGCTCGGCGGCGTGCTCGTGGTGGTCCTCGCGGTGGTCCCGCCCTGGACGCTGCTGGCCGAGCCGGCCGGCGGGCGCACCCCGGCCGACCCGTCGACGGTCCTCCCGCCGGAGGCGCTCGCGCGGGCGGAGGCCTTCGCCGCCGCCCTGCGCCCGGCCTCCCTCACCTCGCTGGTGCTCGGCCTGGCCGTCTCCGCCGTCCTCGGCCTGACCCCGCTCGGGGCCCGGCTGGTGCGCGCCGTGGCCCGGCCCGCGGGCGGCGGGCCGACCGCCCAGGTGCTGCTCGGCACGGCCGCCGTGGTCGTCGCCGGCCGGCTCGCCACGCTGCCGGTCTCGGCGTACGCCGAGGTGGTCCGCCACCGCTACGGGCTGTCCACCCGCGGCTGGGGGCTGTGGCTGCGCGACGTCGCCGTGTCCACCGCCATCGGCGCCGCGGTCACCGCACTGGCGCTGCTGGGCTTCCTGTGGCTGGTCCGCCGGGCGCCGCGCACCTGGTGGGCGTGGGCGGCCGGCGTGGCGGCCGGCCTGGTCGTCGTCGGCTCCTTCCTCTACCCGGTGGTCGTGGAGCCGGCCTTCAACCGCTTCCAGCCGCTGCCCGCCGGTGAGCTGCGCACCCGGCTGCTGGACCTCGCGGCGGAGAACGGCACCCCGGTGCAGGACGTGCTGGTCTCCGACGCCTCCCGCCGGACCACCGCGCTGAACGCCTACGTCTCCGGCTTCGGCTCCACCCGCCGCGTCGTCGTCTACGACACCACCCTCGACCGGCTGCCCGAGGACGGCGTGGCCTCGATCGTGGCGCACGAGCTCGGCCACGTCGTGCACCGCGACGTGCTCACCGGCACGCTGATCGGGGCGCTGGGCGCGGCCGCGGCCGTGGCGCTGTCCGGGTGGCTGCTGTCCTGGACACCGCTGCTGCGCCGCGCCGGCGCGACCTCGCCGGGTGACCCGGCGGTCGTCCCGCTGGTGCTGCTCCTGCTGTCGGTGGGCGGGCTGCTCGGCACCCCGGTGCAGAACCTGGTGTCGCGGCAGGTGGAGGCGCGCGCGGACCTGCGCGCCCTGGAGCTGACCGGCGACGCCCGCGCGTTCGTCGAGATGCAGCGGCAGCTCTCGACCAGCAACCTGAGCGACCCGGACCCGCCCACCGCCTGGCACTGGTTCTTCGGGTCGCACCCGACCGCGGCGCAGCGGATCGCCTTCGCGGAGGACTGGCAGCGGCTGCAGGACGCCGGGTGA